A section of the Petrimonas sulfuriphila genome encodes:
- a CDS encoding DUF349 domain-containing protein, translating to MNSNNLENEKLPENREGKAEETIDQLPQEEKVSAEPVETTSGEPVEAEKTVAEPEVAETEPVKDAETEQAPDSELKTEKSVDGEEGEINYDIETPEGVNAETEDAEEEVDENSVSDDDSTELLAIEEIVQKLRNLLASDHPQRREVDEVKNQFYRSLRNETEAQKAVFLESGGESIDFVVNESEIYAEGKELIQKIKEKRAVILAREDAEKEKNVAKKMAIIDQVRHLAENQSQEDFNKTYQEFRSLQQQWNEIKLVPQTKVNELWKEYQRHVEKFYDLVRINNEFREYDFKKNLELKTELCEAAERLDEEPDVVSAFHQLQNLHQEWRDVGPVSRKDREEIWNRFKAASTLINKKYQSHFESLKGKEEENLAAKTALCETLEAIDYSKLNSVRDWNNKIKEVLDIQKQWREIGYVPKKWNTKIYDRYRAACDFFFRNKNDFYKSMHGEMEENLKKKVALCERAEALKDSQDWKKTTQEMISIQKEWKTIGIVPRKYVDSTWKRFIAACDYFFEQKKLHTSTQHDEEARNFEKKKEIVEKINMLDTTLTPEQALPLLRELMDEWYGIGHVPFKVKDRAYKEFYDATEAQFDRLNIDKTDRKLDSFRSNISDIARSDNAKGQLLRERERLMRQYERMKVELQTYENNIGFLSVSSKKGNNLVDDMNQKMKKIKSELELLVKKIAAIDEEL from the coding sequence ATGAATAGTAACAATCTTGAAAATGAGAAACTTCCTGAAAACAGGGAAGGTAAGGCTGAAGAAACTATTGACCAACTTCCCCAGGAAGAAAAAGTATCTGCGGAGCCCGTTGAAACCACTTCCGGAGAGCCGGTAGAGGCAGAAAAAACAGTTGCGGAACCAGAAGTGGCTGAAACAGAGCCGGTAAAGGATGCCGAAACGGAACAAGCGCCTGATTCGGAGCTGAAAACCGAAAAATCTGTTGACGGAGAGGAGGGTGAAATCAATTACGATATAGAAACTCCAGAAGGTGTGAATGCGGAAACTGAAGATGCGGAGGAAGAAGTAGATGAAAACAGCGTTTCGGATGATGATTCCACGGAGTTATTGGCCATAGAAGAGATTGTGCAGAAACTCAGGAATTTGCTGGCTTCCGACCATCCTCAGCGAAGAGAAGTGGATGAGGTGAAAAATCAATTTTACCGTTCACTTCGCAACGAAACCGAAGCGCAAAAAGCTGTTTTCCTCGAATCGGGAGGCGAGTCTATCGATTTTGTTGTTAATGAATCGGAAATCTATGCCGAAGGTAAGGAACTGATTCAAAAAATAAAAGAAAAACGTGCTGTAATTCTCGCCCGTGAAGATGCGGAAAAGGAAAAGAATGTTGCTAAAAAAATGGCGATTATCGATCAGGTAAGACACCTTGCCGAAAATCAAAGCCAGGAGGATTTTAACAAAACTTATCAGGAGTTCCGCTCACTTCAGCAACAGTGGAACGAGATTAAACTTGTACCACAGACTAAAGTGAATGAACTTTGGAAAGAATACCAACGCCATGTGGAAAAATTTTACGACCTGGTGCGCATCAACAACGAGTTCCGTGAATACGACTTCAAAAAAAATCTGGAACTCAAGACCGAACTTTGCGAAGCAGCCGAAAGGCTCGACGAAGAACCGGATGTGGTTTCGGCGTTTCATCAACTGCAAAATCTTCACCAGGAGTGGCGTGATGTAGGCCCGGTTTCTCGCAAAGACCGCGAAGAAATCTGGAACCGTTTTAAAGCAGCTTCTACCCTAATCAATAAAAAGTATCAATCTCATTTCGAAAGCCTTAAAGGGAAAGAAGAGGAGAATCTGGCGGCTAAAACCGCGTTGTGCGAAACCCTTGAAGCCATCGATTATTCGAAATTAAACTCCGTTAGGGACTGGAACAACAAGATTAAGGAAGTTCTTGATATTCAGAAGCAATGGCGTGAGATAGGCTATGTGCCAAAAAAATGGAACACCAAAATATACGACCGTTACCGTGCTGCCTGTGACTTCTTTTTCCGTAATAAAAACGATTTCTACAAATCGATGCACGGCGAAATGGAGGAAAACCTGAAAAAGAAAGTTGCTCTTTGTGAACGTGCCGAAGCCTTAAAGGATAGCCAGGATTGGAAAAAAACAACCCAGGAAATGATTTCTATTCAGAAAGAGTGGAAAACCATTGGTATTGTTCCCCGCAAATATGTGGACAGCACGTGGAAACGGTTTATTGCCGCTTGTGATTATTTCTTTGAACAAAAGAAACTCCACACCTCCACTCAACACGATGAAGAGGCCAGAAATTTCGAAAAGAAAAAAGAGATCGTGGAGAAGATAAACATGCTGGATACCACCCTCACTCCTGAACAGGCGTTGCCGCTGTTAAGGGAACTAATGGATGAGTGGTATGGTATCGGACACGTGCCTTTCAAGGTTAAGGACAGGGCTTACAAAGAGTTCTATGATGCTACCGAAGCTCAGTTCGACAGGTTGAATATCGATAAAACCGACCGGAAATTAGACAGTTTCAGGTCGAACATCTCGGATATAGCCAGATCGGATAATGCCAAAGGTCAATTGTTGCGTGAACGGGAAAGGCTGATGCGCCAATATGAGCGTATGAAAGTGGAATTGCAAACGTACGAAAACAACATCGGCTTCTTGTCGGTTTCGTCGAAAAAAGGCAACAACCTGGTGGACGATATGAACCAGAAGATGAAAAAAATAAAATCAGAGCTTGAGTTGCTGGTGAAAAAAATTGCAGCCATAGACGAGGAACTATAA
- a CDS encoding TonB-dependent receptor, whose protein sequence is MKKKNSIKLLKGLLPAVLWVFSFAVFAQPITVSGTVYDTSGGTLVGVTLQVQGTSVGTVTDLDGNFRLTNVNPNASLEISYVGMRTRIVSLNGRTSISITLEEDTEMLEELVVIGYQTIRKADLTGSVSVFNPDEMKNTIVTGTVGDALGTLPGVNVRTSGAPGREGKVEIRGTGTFGNSAPLYVVDGVISGANRDFNFNDIESIQVLKDASAAAIYGSRAGNGVIIITTKQGKEGKMKIDVSSRATLQWLPKYDLTNRNQWIELNDLAFANAGRPAANHFDGNTDWQKEVFKSGIVQDHNIAFSGGNKDSRYFISGNYQHNSGTTIGTQSERFTLRSNTSASRDFGDEVTFRIGENIVLSHFAVDELNTNPIVDVYRMLPTIPVYDPNNTAKGGYGFGDGSRDVTFGTNPFAKEDFEDTKNSNLRIRGNIFTELELLKALKYRFNMGFDFSNDRHTYLRKEGYWTYNQPYDPSSLNKNQAQYQGLVFDNTLEYNKKFGKHDISSVFGLSYQTSTYEQIWGTKNDVLRSGDDYFRNLDAALTNPKTGNYTDLQKLFSVFGRVNYNYDEKYLFSFTVRRDESSKFSPSTRVGYFPSVSGGWRISQEDFFDVSWLNDLKLRANYGILGTSNIGVWDWVSFITVFPQAIFGRSQSLQTGMTQIRLANADLRWEKLTQLNAGFDAVLLNNKLNLSADYFLKETKDVLTPMQILMVTGNNGGNPYVNAATLQNTGVEISATWRDKVGSDFGYSINVNGSYLKNKILELGYGRKEFTQWDTKSIVGKPIGEWYLIKTDGLFRTQEEVVAHTNSEGKVIQPNAKPGDVKYIDYNDDGVITDADRQHCGSTIPKFQLGMNLGFEYKNFDLQFQLGGAFGYKAFNGPRSGFDRFDDNSNYRASYDPWTPDNPNAKDPRPIYADSRNVRGDQDRWLENGNYLKVKQIALGYNLPKSMLGSTFSDIRLYVNAQNLITLTSYTGLDPEFLNGNIWDRSYDGGAYPNPYGVTFGAQISF, encoded by the coding sequence ATGAAAAAGAAAAACTCAATTAAACTATTGAAAGGTTTACTGCCCGCTGTATTGTGGGTATTTTCCTTTGCTGTGTTTGCTCAACCCATTACGGTGAGTGGAACGGTGTATGATACTAGTGGAGGGACACTCGTTGGAGTAACCCTTCAGGTGCAAGGTACTTCTGTGGGTACCGTTACCGACCTGGATGGAAACTTCAGATTGACTAATGTGAATCCAAATGCTTCATTAGAAATCTCTTATGTGGGAATGAGAACCCGGATTGTTTCTCTTAACGGGAGAACATCCATCAGCATCACGCTGGAGGAAGACACGGAAATGTTGGAAGAACTTGTGGTTATCGGTTACCAGACGATCCGAAAAGCCGATTTAACAGGATCTGTTTCCGTATTTAATCCCGATGAAATGAAAAATACAATCGTAACCGGTACGGTAGGGGATGCTTTAGGCACTCTTCCCGGGGTTAATGTACGCACATCCGGCGCTCCGGGTAGGGAAGGAAAAGTAGAAATTCGTGGTACGGGAACATTTGGAAACAGTGCTCCGCTGTATGTGGTTGATGGGGTTATCTCCGGCGCAAATAGGGATTTCAACTTTAACGATATTGAAAGCATCCAGGTCTTAAAAGATGCTTCTGCTGCAGCAATTTACGGATCAAGAGCCGGAAACGGAGTAATTATTATTACCACCAAGCAAGGGAAAGAAGGGAAAATGAAGATAGATGTCTCTTCTCGTGCAACCTTGCAATGGCTACCAAAATACGACCTTACAAACCGTAATCAATGGATTGAACTAAATGACCTGGCTTTTGCAAATGCCGGCCGACCTGCTGCCAACCATTTTGACGGAAATACAGACTGGCAAAAAGAAGTATTCAAATCCGGCATAGTACAGGATCATAATATTGCTTTTTCTGGAGGCAACAAAGATAGTCGGTATTTTATTTCAGGTAACTACCAGCATAATTCGGGAACAACTATCGGAACACAAAGCGAACGTTTCACTTTACGTTCAAATACGTCGGCTTCACGTGATTTTGGCGATGAGGTTACATTCCGTATTGGTGAGAATATCGTGTTAAGTCACTTTGCTGTGGATGAGTTAAATACAAATCCTATTGTCGATGTTTACCGCATGCTTCCTACTATTCCTGTGTATGATCCAAACAATACAGCTAAAGGTGGATACGGATTCGGGGACGGAAGCAGGGATGTTACGTTCGGTACCAATCCCTTTGCCAAAGAAGACTTTGAAGATACGAAAAACAGTAACTTGCGCATCCGGGGAAATATTTTTACCGAACTGGAACTGCTGAAAGCATTGAAATACAGGTTTAACATGGGATTTGATTTTAGCAACGATAGGCATACCTATTTGCGGAAAGAAGGATATTGGACGTATAATCAACCGTATGATCCCTCTTCTTTAAATAAAAATCAAGCCCAGTATCAGGGGCTCGTGTTTGATAATACCTTGGAATACAATAAAAAGTTTGGAAAACACGATATTTCTTCTGTATTCGGACTGAGCTATCAAACATCTACCTATGAGCAAATATGGGGTACAAAAAATGATGTGCTTAGGTCCGGAGATGACTATTTCAGAAACTTGGATGCAGCCCTGACCAATCCAAAAACTGGAAATTACACCGATTTACAGAAATTATTTTCCGTTTTTGGCCGTGTAAACTATAATTACGATGAGAAGTATTTGTTCAGTTTTACCGTGCGAAGGGACGAGTCTTCTAAATTTTCACCGTCTACCCGGGTAGGGTATTTTCCTTCTGTGTCAGGAGGTTGGAGAATAAGCCAGGAGGACTTCTTTGATGTGTCCTGGCTGAATGACCTGAAGTTAAGAGCGAATTACGGGATTTTAGGAACATCGAATATTGGCGTATGGGATTGGGTGTCATTTATTACCGTTTTCCCGCAGGCCATATTCGGCAGAAGTCAGTCATTGCAAACCGGAATGACTCAAATACGACTTGCAAATGCTGATCTCAGGTGGGAGAAGTTGACTCAGCTGAATGCCGGATTTGATGCTGTTCTGCTTAATAATAAATTGAATCTTTCGGCAGATTATTTCTTAAAAGAAACGAAGGATGTGCTTACCCCGATGCAGATATTGATGGTTACAGGCAATAACGGAGGTAATCCGTATGTGAATGCAGCTACTTTGCAGAATACGGGAGTTGAAATCTCTGCTACCTGGAGAGACAAGGTAGGCTCTGATTTTGGTTATAGCATCAATGTGAATGGCTCTTATCTTAAAAACAAAATATTGGAATTGGGATACGGACGCAAAGAATTTACACAATGGGATACTAAATCCATAGTCGGAAAACCCATCGGTGAATGGTACCTCATTAAAACTGATGGATTGTTCCGTACTCAGGAAGAAGTGGTGGCTCATACAAACAGTGAAGGAAAAGTTATTCAACCCAATGCCAAGCCGGGTGATGTAAAGTATATAGATTACAACGATGACGGAGTAATAACAGACGCCGACAGACAACACTGCGGATCCACTATCCCGAAATTCCAGCTGGGAATGAACCTTGGATTTGAATATAAAAATTTCGATCTCCAATTCCAGTTAGGAGGGGCATTTGGATATAAAGCGTTCAACGGTCCGCGCAGCGGATTTGACCGGTTTGACGACAACTCAAACTATAGGGCCAGTTACGATCCGTGGACTCCAGACAATCCAAACGCAAAAGACCCACGGCCTATCTACGCAGATTCCCGCAATGTCCGGGGCGATCAAGACCGCTGGTTAGAGAACGGTAACTACCTAAAAGTAAAACAAATAGCTCTCGGATATAACTTGCCTAAATCCATGCTTGGCAGTACATTCAGTGACATTCGTCTATATGTAAATGCTCAGAACCTGATCACGTTAACTTCCTATACAGGCTTGGATCCTGAGTTCTTAAATGGTAATATATGGGACCGCAGCTACGACGGGGGAGCTTATCCTAATCCGTATGGTGTAACTTTTGGAGCACAAATATCATTCTAA
- a CDS encoding RagB/SusD family nutrient uptake outer membrane protein — MKKIIYLLFAVFLLNSCDVSVDNPNTITTATFWKTETDAQYGINAVYNMFYKPGTYSRWLWFRLDLTSDEGFSQSPWAELKEWTQFQYRNYNFWEGNSWTYRDSYEAIFRANQVLYHVPEIQFANETEKNKILGQAYFLRGLFYYNLAVLWGSENNSLPIVLEPSTPGMQPEGHNGIAVYQQAISDFTEAQKVLPEVWDDANKGRATKGAALAFRAKCHMQLLQWNEAKNDLQWLVEGEGKKYYDLAANYADNFRKDTENNIESVFEIQYSDIHKAPAGDGDFDVDPNLGLNRGQFFAPPGIGWTDGEIRPWLVTEFKKEKNLNEGYDIRLRHTAFYSEQHLDFPNNERIYREVSNDATWNRDNWKGRVFYRKYSSEHFRDFDDYHNPTNVRLVRFADVLLMYAECIAQSGGNLSDAIAHVDRVRARVEMPALAVNHPAVVSSKDAFLKRLQVERVLELATEGQRWADIKRWGLLDNQAGIDELKSRDPDFNNFIIGRHSCLPIPSDEVNNNPNISQNPDY; from the coding sequence ATGAAAAAAATCATATACTTATTATTCGCCGTATTCTTGCTGAATAGCTGTGATGTGAGCGTGGATAATCCGAACACCATTACTACCGCCACATTCTGGAAAACGGAAACCGATGCACAATATGGCATCAATGCTGTGTACAACATGTTCTACAAACCGGGGACTTACAGCCGTTGGTTGTGGTTCCGGCTGGATCTAACCTCAGATGAAGGGTTTAGTCAGAGCCCCTGGGCTGAATTGAAAGAATGGACACAGTTTCAATACAGAAACTATAACTTCTGGGAAGGCAATAGCTGGACTTACCGGGATAGTTATGAAGCAATATTCAGAGCCAACCAGGTGTTGTACCACGTTCCCGAAATTCAGTTTGCAAATGAAACCGAAAAAAACAAAATCCTCGGACAGGCATACTTTCTGAGAGGCCTTTTCTACTACAACCTGGCAGTGTTGTGGGGGAGTGAAAACAACAGTCTTCCGATTGTTCTGGAACCATCAACGCCGGGTATGCAGCCCGAAGGCCATAATGGTATCGCTGTATACCAACAGGCAATCAGCGATTTTACAGAAGCACAGAAAGTTTTGCCGGAAGTGTGGGACGACGCCAATAAAGGACGTGCAACGAAAGGTGCTGCATTGGCTTTCAGGGCAAAATGTCACATGCAACTGCTCCAATGGAATGAAGCTAAAAATGATTTACAATGGTTGGTAGAAGGTGAGGGCAAGAAATATTACGACCTTGCGGCCAATTACGCGGATAATTTCAGAAAAGATACGGAGAACAATATTGAATCTGTTTTTGAGATACAGTATTCCGATATTCATAAGGCTCCTGCCGGAGACGGGGACTTTGATGTGGATCCGAACTTAGGACTGAATCGCGGTCAGTTTTTTGCTCCTCCCGGAATTGGATGGACAGACGGTGAAATACGTCCCTGGCTGGTAACAGAATTTAAAAAAGAAAAAAACCTGAACGAAGGTTACGATATACGTTTAAGACATACTGCTTTTTACAGTGAACAACATTTGGATTTTCCCAATAATGAACGGATATACCGTGAGGTCAGCAATGATGCAACGTGGAACAGGGACAACTGGAAAGGCCGTGTTTTTTACAGAAAATACAGTTCGGAGCATTTTCGCGATTTTGATGATTATCATAATCCGACCAATGTAAGGTTGGTTCGATTTGCAGACGTATTGTTGATGTACGCAGAATGTATTGCCCAGTCAGGAGGAAACTTGTCTGATGCAATTGCACATGTCGACAGGGTAAGGGCCAGGGTAGAAATGCCGGCGCTTGCCGTCAATCATCCAGCCGTAGTCTCCAGCAAGGATGCTTTTCTGAAACGCCTACAGGTGGAGAGAGTCCTTGAATTAGCTACAGAGGGACAACGTTGGGCAGATATCAAGCGCTGGGGATTGCTGGATAACCAAGCCGGTATCGACGAATTGAAATCACGTGATCCGGATTTCAATAATTTCATCATCGGTCGCCATAGCTGCCTGCCTATTCCTTCTGATGAAGTGAATAATAACCCCAATATTTCTCAGAATCCTGATTATTAA
- a CDS encoding glycoside hydrolase family 43 protein, with protein sequence MKKYWYLLFIGVFIIASSCKGVDKADETIRYTTPVSLGDPFIMLHQGVYYAYGTQAEDGIEVYTSDNLEEWEKVPALALHKDNSFGDKWFWAPEVYYVNGKFYMYYTAEEHMCAATSDSPLGPFIQEVKKPMLEGEKTIDNSLFIDDDGTPYLFFDRFNDGLNIWVAELEEDLITIKKQTLHPCIHVSQEWEKVWPRVNEGAFVTKHNGMYYMTYSANSYESPFYGVGCATATSIMGEWTKYPDNPLLQKPGNLVGVGHSALFRDKKENLRIVFHAHHDDKNIHPRKMYIGKVEFKQEGEVDKLYISQEYLIPKLTVTQK encoded by the coding sequence ATGAAAAAATACTGGTATCTGTTGTTTATAGGTGTATTCATAATCGCATCGTCCTGCAAAGGTGTTGATAAGGCAGATGAAACGATTCGCTACACCACTCCTGTTTCGTTGGGCGATCCATTTATCATGCTGCATCAAGGCGTATATTACGCTTACGGTACCCAGGCCGAAGATGGAATTGAAGTATACACATCGGATAATCTTGAAGAATGGGAAAAGGTTCCTGCTCTCGCTCTTCACAAGGATAACTCTTTTGGTGACAAATGGTTTTGGGCACCTGAAGTATATTACGTTAACGGGAAGTTTTACATGTATTATACGGCAGAAGAGCATATGTGTGCGGCAACTTCCGATTCTCCGTTGGGTCCGTTTATCCAGGAGGTTAAAAAGCCGATGCTGGAAGGTGAAAAGACTATTGATAATTCTCTGTTTATCGATGATGACGGAACTCCTTACCTTTTCTTCGATCGGTTTAATGACGGGCTAAATATCTGGGTCGCAGAACTGGAAGAGGATCTGATAACCATCAAAAAGCAAACGTTACATCCGTGCATTCATGTATCTCAAGAATGGGAAAAAGTATGGCCCAGGGTAAATGAAGGTGCTTTCGTAACAAAACATAACGGCATGTATTACATGACGTACTCCGCAAACAGCTATGAAAGCCCGTTCTATGGTGTCGGGTGTGCTACCGCCACGAGTATCATGGGTGAATGGACAAAATATCCGGATAATCCCCTGCTTCAGAAACCCGGTAATCTGGTTGGTGTAGGGCACAGTGCATTATTCCGGGATAAAAAAGAGAATTTGCGAATAGTTTTTCATGCACATCATGACGATAAAAATATACACCCGCGAAAGATGTACATCGGAAAAGTCGAATTCAAACAAGAAGGGGAAGTGGATAAACTTTATATTTCCCAAGAATACCTGATACCCAAATTAACGGTTACCCAAAAATGA